The Triticum aestivum cultivar Chinese Spring chromosome 7B, IWGSC CS RefSeq v2.1, whole genome shotgun sequence genome window below encodes:
- the LOC123155899 gene encoding auxin-responsive protein SAUR71-like yields the protein MRELIRRLSFSDRVSEGSGGVPRGCVPVLVVGDGDRDEECERFVVRVETLRHPSLTVLLEMAAQEFGYKQEGILRVPCAIHQFRQALTTAAVSKGY from the coding sequence ATGAGGGAGCTGATCCGGCGGCTGAGTTTCTCGGACCGGGTgagcgagggcagcggcggcgtgcCACGCGGGTGCGTGCCTGTGCTGGTGGTGGGCGACGGCGACAGAGACGAGGAATGCGAGCGGTTCGTGGTGCGGGTAGAGACGCTGCGGCACCCTTCGCTGACGGTGCTGCTGGAGATGGCGGCGCAAGAGTTCGGGTACAAGCAGGAGGGCATCCTCCGCGTCCCCTGCGCCATCCACCAGTTCAGGCAGGCGCTCACCACCGCCGCCGTCTCCAAGGGCTACTGA